The following coding sequences lie in one Bremerella alba genomic window:
- the recR gene encoding recombination mediator RecR yields the protein MAQLTESVVRLIDQLSNLPGIGRKSAERVAYHLLRVGKEEALQLADAIRDVKENVRYCSQCFNLSEGDLCTICKDPQRDASVLCVVEQPRDLIALEQSGVFPGLYHVLLGRIAPLEGIGPDQLTIDALVSRVAQGDIREVIMATNPTTEGDGTALHISSLLAEFSVKLTRLARGVTAGSVLEFANKEVLADAMTGRQSL from the coding sequence ATGGCGCAGCTGACTGAATCGGTGGTTCGATTAATCGACCAGCTTTCCAATCTGCCAGGCATTGGTCGGAAAAGTGCCGAGCGCGTCGCCTATCATCTTCTTCGCGTTGGCAAAGAAGAAGCCCTACAACTGGCAGATGCAATCCGCGACGTGAAAGAAAACGTTCGGTACTGCAGCCAATGCTTCAATTTGTCGGAAGGGGACCTGTGCACGATCTGCAAAGACCCCCAACGCGACGCGTCGGTACTGTGCGTTGTCGAACAACCGCGCGACTTGATCGCGCTCGAACAGTCTGGCGTGTTCCCTGGTTTGTATCATGTCCTGCTGGGGCGTATCGCTCCGCTGGAAGGTATCGGCCCGGACCAACTGACCATTGATGCCCTGGTCTCGCGCGTTGCTCAAGGAGACATTCGCGAAGTGATCATGGCGACCAATCCGACAACCGAAGGAGACGGCACAGCGCTGCATATTTCGAGCCTGCTTGCCGAGTTCTCGGTTAAATTAACCCGTTTGGCCCGAGGCGTTACCGCTGGTAGCGTTCTCGAATTCGCCAACAAGGAAGTGCTTGCCGATGCCATGACTGGCCGGCAATCACTTTAA
- a CDS encoding YbaB/EbfC family nucleoid-associated protein translates to MFKNLGNIAGMMQQAQQVGQEMKAVQEELRNKRVKGTAGAGMVEAICTGHGQLVSITIDPKLIEDGDKDLIEELIPQAVNDAQAKGKELHQEMMQSVTSGLNVPGLDQALSQFGQ, encoded by the coding sequence GTGTTCAAGAACCTTGGCAATATCGCTGGCATGATGCAGCAGGCTCAACAAGTGGGCCAGGAAATGAAGGCCGTCCAGGAAGAACTTCGCAACAAGCGTGTGAAGGGAACTGCCGGCGCCGGAATGGTCGAAGCGATCTGCACGGGACACGGCCAGCTGGTCAGCATCACCATCGATCCGAAACTGATCGAAGACGGCGACAAGGACCTGATCGAAGAACTCATTCCTCAGGCCGTCAACGATGCCCAAGCCAAAGGCAAAGAGCTTCATCAAGAGATGATGCAGTCGGTAACCAGTGGACTGAACGTACCAGGCCTAGATCAAGCACTGAGCCAGTTCGGCCAATAA
- the dnaX gene encoding DNA polymerase III subunit gamma/tau produces the protein MAEQNSSPDYLVVARRYRPQSFGELVGQQRVATALGNAIERNRVGHAYLFTGARGVGKTSSARIFAKALNCAKGPTATPCNECEICESVTAGEDVDVLEIDGASNRGIEEIRQLRANINVRPSRARFKIYIIDEVHMFTKEAFNALLKTLEEPPEHAKFIFCTTDPERIPITVLSRCQRFDFGGILPEDIVGRLRHIVDTEQVPADDEALKLIARRANGSMRDSQSLLEQILAFGDSEITVESVHRLLGTADNQQIIDLAGQVLSSDAANALQTVHSVFTEGVDPGQLLEQLLRLFRDLMVLGSGGSPDLLQTISPGAVDQAKGMATQAGVAKLLAAVQCLDETLVRLHRSTYGQVLAEAAVIRICQLDDLESLGSLIATLKEGGVPAKSAPTAAQGAAPQKKTAEHPVERPPAPDTIPIRPVEPPPTPPSMPAPAPSDSPAPTDPIPAPKLVITEKNVLSVWRNIVEDLPGLTADFARKGHAVAISGPNRLVVDFFSTYNSAVEALRRPKSQEVLEKAFREMCGDTYAIDFRVLEDPNAARKADSHMTPERSAQEGRLKARLLAEQEPFVQKAMDLFDGEVTGVRDPDA, from the coding sequence GTGGCTGAGCAAAATAGTTCTCCCGACTACCTGGTGGTTGCCAGGCGTTATCGCCCGCAATCGTTTGGCGAATTGGTCGGTCAGCAGCGTGTGGCAACTGCGCTGGGTAACGCCATCGAGCGAAACAGGGTAGGGCACGCCTATCTATTCACCGGGGCTCGCGGGGTCGGCAAGACTTCGTCGGCTCGGATCTTCGCCAAGGCACTCAACTGCGCTAAAGGCCCTACGGCCACGCCCTGCAACGAGTGCGAGATTTGCGAAAGCGTGACCGCTGGCGAAGACGTCGACGTGCTTGAAATCGACGGTGCGTCCAATCGCGGTATCGAAGAGATTCGCCAACTGCGGGCCAATATCAACGTTCGCCCCAGCCGCGCACGCTTCAAGATCTACATCATCGACGAAGTGCACATGTTCACCAAGGAAGCGTTCAACGCGCTGCTGAAAACCTTGGAAGAACCGCCGGAACACGCCAAGTTCATCTTCTGCACGACCGACCCGGAACGTATCCCGATCACCGTTCTGTCGCGCTGCCAACGGTTCGATTTCGGTGGCATCTTGCCAGAAGACATCGTCGGGCGGCTGCGGCACATTGTCGATACCGAGCAGGTCCCCGCCGACGACGAAGCGCTCAAGTTGATCGCGCGGCGTGCAAACGGCTCGATGCGAGACAGCCAGTCGCTGCTGGAACAAATTTTGGCGTTCGGCGATTCCGAAATCACTGTCGAGTCGGTTCATCGCTTGTTAGGTACCGCCGACAATCAACAGATTATCGATCTGGCCGGTCAGGTTCTTTCGTCTGATGCGGCCAATGCGTTGCAAACGGTTCACTCCGTCTTTACCGAAGGCGTCGACCCAGGCCAACTGCTGGAGCAACTGCTGCGTTTGTTCCGCGACCTCATGGTTCTTGGTTCTGGTGGTTCACCAGATTTGCTGCAAACGATTTCGCCGGGCGCGGTCGATCAGGCAAAGGGCATGGCCACTCAGGCCGGCGTGGCCAAACTGCTCGCCGCAGTGCAGTGCTTAGACGAAACGTTGGTTCGACTGCACCGCAGCACCTACGGTCAGGTACTCGCCGAAGCGGCGGTCATTCGTATCTGTCAGCTAGACGACCTGGAAAGTTTGGGCTCGTTGATCGCCACGCTCAAAGAAGGTGGGGTCCCCGCGAAGTCGGCTCCGACTGCTGCGCAAGGGGCTGCACCTCAAAAAAAAACGGCTGAACACCCCGTAGAACGGCCGCCGGCTCCCGATACGATCCCCATTCGCCCGGTTGAACCGCCACCCACTCCACCCTCGATGCCGGCCCCCGCACCGAGTGACTCTCCGGCTCCGACAGACCCCATCCCAGCCCCCAAACTGGTGATTACCGAGAAAAACGTCCTCTCGGTATGGAGAAATATCGTCGAAGATTTGCCGGGGCTTACCGCGGATTTTGCCCGGAAGGGGCACGCAGTAGCAATTTCTGGGCCAAATCGTCTAGTCGTTGATTTTTTCTCAACGTATAATTCGGCTGTCGAAGCTTTGCGACGGCCTAAAAGCCAGGAAGTTCTGGAGAAGGCTTTCCGCGAGATGTGCGGAGACACTTATGCGATCGATTTTCGGGTATTGGAAGATCCCAATGCCGCACGAAAAGCCGATTCCCACATGACCCCCGAGCGATCGGCTCAAGAGGGTCGTCTAAAAGCTCGACTACTGGCCGAACAGGAACCCTTCGTCCAAAAGGCGATGGACCTGTTCGACGGCGAAGTGACTGGGGTCCGCGACCCGGACGCCTAA
- a CDS encoding alpha/beta fold hydrolase, with product MKSCLFKTEAGRDRLDQWYERFLAKTVPPVDSVFVPTRHGENHVLVAGPEDGQPLVVLHAMRTGASFILAELGPLLTQYRVYAPDLPGHSVRGLDMRLPLTDDSSADWAADVMDGLCLDSAHLLGVSWGGYIARATASQRPERVKHLALLVPAGIANGSHLTGLMKMAWPMIRYQFSPNDANLRRLLSPLVSTWDDDWGNFIGCAIRDLKMDPRIPPIATDEKLKNLPMPVLAIVGEEDISFPGKLIEQRLRTLLPTAEIDVLPDCKHCPPTTPEFRQWLGERLTKFFV from the coding sequence ATGAAATCTTGCCTTTTTAAGACGGAAGCTGGTCGCGACCGCCTTGATCAGTGGTACGAGCGATTCTTGGCGAAGACGGTTCCTCCTGTGGATTCTGTTTTCGTACCAACGCGTCATGGAGAAAATCACGTACTGGTCGCTGGCCCTGAAGATGGACAACCGCTGGTCGTATTGCATGCGATGCGGACGGGGGCCTCATTTATTCTGGCCGAGCTAGGCCCATTGCTAACCCAATATCGTGTCTACGCACCCGACTTGCCAGGACACTCAGTCCGAGGGCTCGATATGCGTCTTCCTTTAACCGATGATTCGTCCGCCGATTGGGCTGCCGATGTGATGGATGGCCTATGCTTAGATTCCGCCCATCTATTGGGAGTCAGTTGGGGAGGATATATCGCACGAGCCACGGCTTCCCAAAGGCCGGAACGGGTGAAGCATCTTGCGCTTTTGGTACCAGCGGGCATCGCCAATGGCTCTCACTTGACCGGCCTAATGAAAATGGCCTGGCCCATGATCCGCTATCAATTTAGTCCCAACGATGCCAATCTTCGTCGTCTGTTGTCCCCTCTAGTATCAACATGGGACGATGACTGGGGCAATTTCATCGGCTGCGCGATTCGCGACCTAAAGATGGATCCACGAATTCCGCCAATCGCCACAGACGAGAAATTAAAGAATCTACCGATGCCGGTTCTCGCGATCGTCGGAGAAGAGGATATCTCGTTCCCAGGCAAACTGATCGAGCAGCGTTTGCGTACTCTGTTGCCGACCGCTGAAATCGATGTTCTACCCGACTGCAAACATTGCCCACCTACGACGCCCGAGTTTCGCCAATGGTTGGGAGAACGATTAACGAAGTTCTTTGTTTAG